The Anguilla rostrata isolate EN2019 chromosome 2, ASM1855537v3, whole genome shotgun sequence genome contains the following window.
GAAGGTATAAAGAATTCGGGATGACCTGGAAGCACAGCTCCTGCGTCCTCTTCCTCAGCAGGGTGGGGGTAATCCTGGGCCTGCTGATCCCAGCGGCGAGGGCAACATCCTGCCCCTCGTCGTGCCGTTGTGACGGGACGTTCATCTACTGCAACGATCGAGGCCTTACCTCCATCCCCCTGGGGATCCCCGAGGACGCTACCATCCTGTACCTGCAGAACAACCGCATCAACAGCGCAGGGATCCCCGCAGAGCTTCGCAGGCTCGTCCAGGTGGAGAAGATTTACCTGTACTGCAACAACCTGGAGGAGTTCCCCACCAACCTGCCCAGGAACGTCAAGGAGCTGCACCTGCAGGAGAACAACGTCCGGACTATCACTCACTCCTCGATGGGCCAGATCCCCTTCAtcgaggagctgcacctggacGACAACTCAGTCTCGGCCGTCAGCATCGAGGAAGGGGCGTTCCGGGACAGCAACCACCTCCGGCTGCTCTTCCTGTCCCGGAACCACCTGAGTTCCATCCCCCTGGGCCTGCCCACGACCATCGAGGAGCTGCGATTCGACGACAACCGCATCTCCTCCATCTCCGAGGAGGCCCTGCAGGACCTCATAAACCTCAAGCGGCTGGTGCTGGATGGCAACCTGCTCAACAACAAGCGGATCGGGGAGATGGCCTTCATCAACCTGATCAACTTGACGGAGCTCTCGCTGGTGCGCAACTCCCTCACCTCCCCGCCCGCTAACCTGCCCGGTACCAGCCTGGAGAAGCTCCAGCTGCAGGACAACCACATCAACCGGGTCCCGCCGGGGGCCTTCGCCTTCCTGCGCCAGCTCTACCGGCTGGACCTTTCCGGAAACAACCTGAGCAGCCTCCCCCTGGGTGTCTTTGACGACCTGGACAACCTCACCCACCTGCTCCTGCGAAACAACCCCTGGTACTGCGACTGCGGGATGAAGTGGGTGCGGGACTGGCTGCGCTCCCTGCCATCCAAGGTCAACGTGCGGGGCCTAATGTGCCAGGGCCCCGACAAGGTCAAGGGCATGGCCATCAAGGACCTGGCCACCGACCTCTTCAACTGTGCGGCGGCCGACATCCCTCCGACCTATGAGACCGGTACTGTTTCGAATAACCTGCCCCCTTCCAGAGGACAGTGGCCTGTGTTTGTCACCAAAAGACCGGTAGTCAAGGGGCCGGACTTAAGTAAACATTACCGCGGCCCTACGCCGTCGGGGAAGAAGATCACCAACATCGTCGTGAGGTCCGCCGGAGCGGAGACCGTGCACATTTCCTGGGAGGTGGCCCAGCCGATGACTGCACTGAGGCTGAGCTGGCTCAGGATGGGTCACAGCTCCTCGTTTGGGTCCATCACGGAGACCATCGTC
Protein-coding sequences here:
- the LOC135244473 gene encoding leucine-rich repeat transmembrane protein FLRT3-like translates to MTWKHSSCVLFLSRVGVILGLLIPAARATSCPSSCRCDGTFIYCNDRGLTSIPLGIPEDATILYLQNNRINSAGIPAELRRLVQVEKIYLYCNNLEEFPTNLPRNVKELHLQENNVRTITHSSMGQIPFIEELHLDDNSVSAVSIEEGAFRDSNHLRLLFLSRNHLSSIPLGLPTTIEELRFDDNRISSISEEALQDLINLKRLVLDGNLLNNKRIGEMAFINLINLTELSLVRNSLTSPPANLPGTSLEKLQLQDNHINRVPPGAFAFLRQLYRLDLSGNNLSSLPLGVFDDLDNLTHLLLRNNPWYCDCGMKWVRDWLRSLPSKVNVRGLMCQGPDKVKGMAIKDLATDLFNCAAADIPPTYETGTVSNNLPPSRGQWPVFVTKRPVVKGPDLSKHYRGPTPSGKKITNIVVRSAGAETVHISWEVAQPMTALRLSWLRMGHSSSFGSITETIVQGEKTDYLLTALEPDSSYRICMVPMETSNVYLSDEAPVCIETETGSLRAYKPTTTLNREQEKEPYKNSNLPLAPIIGGAVAFLAIIVLALVCWYVHRNGSLFSRNCTYNKGRRRKDDYAEAGTKKDNSILEIRETSFQMIPINHGIVSKEEFIIHTIFPPNGLSLYKSPHSDNNSCNRSYRDSGIPDSDYSHS